Proteins encoded within one genomic window of Phototrophicus methaneseepsis:
- a CDS encoding ERF family protein, protein MTDNHGALKNAVTEKSISLFAKMASIMGELKRLPKNGYNSYHRYEYATDADVLDTIRQKMAEYNIAFFASMVDHNYEEITTNDGKTAYHIIVKLEFTFACGDTGQTMTLPWRGESIDTNDKGTSKAATTGEKYFLLKTFMLSTGDVQDDADNTSPEIGQRNNNGQRPKSQRSNGSNRREASSKRQPVSPPASSSAPQSAANGRTPIAPFTPWQHQEVNLTEIRKMYERWENEPGSSFILIEDAKKQLGSIMGFSSLKDYQTRFVEVLKATIKEANGVPF, encoded by the coding sequence ATGACTGACAATCACGGCGCTTTGAAGAACGCAGTTACAGAGAAATCGATCAGCCTCTTTGCAAAGATGGCATCGATCATGGGCGAGCTGAAGCGGCTGCCTAAGAATGGCTACAACAGCTATCACCGCTATGAGTACGCCACCGACGCCGACGTGCTCGATACCATTCGGCAGAAGATGGCTGAATACAATATCGCCTTCTTCGCTTCAATGGTTGACCACAACTATGAAGAAATCACGACAAATGATGGTAAGACGGCCTATCACATCATCGTGAAGCTGGAATTCACATTCGCTTGCGGGGACACAGGCCAGACGATGACGCTGCCCTGGCGGGGCGAGAGCATCGATACCAATGACAAGGGGACCAGCAAGGCCGCAACCACCGGTGAAAAATACTTCCTGCTGAAGACATTCATGCTCAGCACCGGTGATGTGCAGGATGATGCTGACAATACCTCGCCGGAGATTGGGCAGCGCAACAATAACGGCCAACGTCCAAAGTCACAGCGCAGCAATGGCAGTAATCGACGTGAGGCGTCGTCGAAGAGGCAGCCAGTCAGTCCACCCGCCAGCTCTAGCGCACCGCAGTCTGCTGCAAATGGTCGCACACCTATAGCACCGTTTACGCCCTGGCAGCATCAGGAAGTGAACCTCACGGAAATTCGCAAGATGTATGAACGATGGGAGAACGAACCAGGCAGCAGCTTCATCCTGATTGAAGACGCTAAGAAGCAGCTCGGCAGCATTATGGGCTTTTCATCCTTGAAGGACTACCAAACGAGGTTTGTCGAGGTCCTTAAAGCCACCATCAAGGAAGCCAACGGCGTTCCATTTTAG
- a CDS encoding helix-turn-helix domain-containing protein produces MKSRLKELISRLERERGERIWQKDIATATGLSTKTISRWMSPEPFGQLDPVAITKLCRFLDVEMGDLLYIDELEPS; encoded by the coding sequence GTGAAAAGCAGACTTAAAGAACTTATATCGCGGCTTGAGCGTGAGCGTGGCGAGCGTATCTGGCAAAAAGATATTGCGACCGCAACTGGCCTGAGCACAAAAACCATATCTCGTTGGATGTCGCCGGAGCCATTCGGGCAGCTCGACCCTGTCGCTATAACAAAGCTTTGCCGTTTCCTTGATGTGGAAATGGGCGATCTGCTGTACATTGACGAACTCGAACCGTCATAA
- a CDS encoding phage terminase large subunit has product MSLASPSREPRSRMPESLFRLKMERARQQTKINQVRRRSLPEYELRGNNLALQTAGAGTYLLCGAAGTGKTLAILLLINRLMWEYPGARWVIMRKVRADLAQTTLVTFERDVLGEDNPICANVQREYRQSYKYPNGSEIVVGGMDRPGKILSGEYDGAYCAEAVQFDKLDIETIEMRLRNGVIPEPRLLMDTNPDRPDHWLKQRCDEGFVTLMNTYHKDNPRYWDNKLGQWTAAGVQYVLGALEKLTGLWRDRYRDGKWTLAEGAIFDEYREDVHVVNWFAPPLDWRKYRVIDFGYNHPFVCQWWAEDPDGRLYLYREIYWSERLVQDHAEDIRRMTATAHWRSNAALYDEDIIEYVSREEWAEMTDEEKQRALLMGEQITVSISDHDAEDRATLKRYGIDTKAAYKAVKDGIQLVKSRLRVQDDGKPKLFIMRGATVEIDDKLRTKGLPTSTQSELPGYIWADKSKKEEPLKENDHGADTTRYMVAHLDKRGGKKATSRRRNPVW; this is encoded by the coding sequence ATGAGTTTGGCGAGTCCTTCGCGCGAACCGCGTTCGAGGATGCCGGAATCCCTGTTCCGGCTGAAGATGGAGCGAGCGCGCCAGCAGACGAAGATTAACCAGGTTCGACGTCGTAGCCTGCCGGAATATGAATTGCGTGGCAACAACCTGGCGCTACAGACAGCCGGAGCTGGAACCTACCTCCTATGCGGGGCTGCGGGGACGGGTAAGACGCTTGCGATTTTGCTGCTGATTAATCGGCTGATGTGGGAATATCCGGGCGCGCGTTGGGTGATTATGCGCAAGGTGCGTGCTGACCTGGCACAGACGACGCTGGTTACATTTGAGCGCGATGTGCTCGGTGAAGATAACCCGATTTGCGCCAATGTACAGCGGGAGTATCGCCAGAGCTACAAGTATCCGAACGGCAGCGAGATTGTCGTCGGCGGTATGGATCGGCCCGGCAAGATTTTGTCGGGTGAATATGACGGGGCCTATTGTGCCGAGGCTGTGCAGTTTGACAAGCTGGACATCGAAACGATTGAGATGCGTCTGCGAAATGGCGTTATCCCTGAACCTCGTTTGCTGATGGATACGAACCCTGACCGGCCAGACCATTGGTTAAAGCAGCGTTGTGACGAAGGTTTCGTCACGCTGATGAACACATATCACAAAGATAACCCAAGGTACTGGGATAACAAGCTGGGCCAGTGGACGGCTGCCGGTGTGCAGTATGTGCTGGGTGCTCTAGAGAAGTTAACGGGCTTATGGCGTGATCGGTACCGAGATGGCAAATGGACGCTGGCCGAAGGCGCTATCTTCGATGAATACCGGGAAGATGTGCACGTCGTCAACTGGTTTGCTCCGCCGCTGGACTGGCGCAAGTATCGCGTTATTGACTTCGGCTATAACCATCCGTTCGTGTGTCAGTGGTGGGCAGAAGATCCAGATGGGCGATTGTATCTCTATCGTGAGATTTATTGGTCTGAGCGCCTTGTCCAGGATCATGCTGAAGATATTCGACGGATGACGGCCACAGCGCACTGGCGCAGCAATGCGGCGCTCTACGACGAAGACATCATTGAATATGTGAGCCGGGAAGAATGGGCAGAAATGACTGACGAAGAGAAGCAACGCGCGCTGCTCATGGGCGAGCAAATTACTGTCTCGATCAGTGACCATGATGCTGAAGATAGAGCGACATTGAAGCGTTACGGCATTGATACGAAGGCGGCTTATAAGGCGGTCAAAGATGGTATCCAGCTCGTTAAATCGCGGCTAAGGGTCCAGGATGATGGCAAGCCGAAGCTCTTTATCATGCGCGGCGCGACTGTTGAGATTGATGACAAGCTGCGTACAAAGGGCCTGCCGACGAGCACACAAAGCGAGCTGCCTGGCTACATCTGGGCGGATAAATCCAAGAAGGAAGAGCCGCTTAAAGAGAATGATCATGGCGCAGATACCACGCGTTATATGGTGGCACATTTAGATAAGCGCGGCGGTAAGAAAGCGACAAGCCGCCGCAGGAATCCAGTATGGTGA
- a CDS encoding heme exporter protein CcmB — protein MKTPFWQAVIALISKDLLAEVRSRELISIMGLFALLSVIIFSFALEMDREARETAISGVLWVTVVFASILGLNRSMSAEREQGSFDALLLAPVDRGALFIGKFLGNFALVLLVGLALLPLGTLLYNINLIDPWVLVVLVLGIFGISCTGTLLAAMTSQTRARDALLSIAMLPVILPVLLAAVKATTAIISGDPMSDWQAWPQVLLVVDLIYLVICFFTFGFAIEE, from the coding sequence ATGAAAACACCTTTCTGGCAGGCCGTAATCGCCCTCATCAGTAAAGACCTCCTGGCAGAAGTCCGCAGCCGTGAACTGATTAGCATCATGGGTTTGTTTGCGCTGCTGAGTGTCATTATTTTCAGCTTTGCCCTGGAGATGGACCGTGAAGCCCGTGAAACGGCTATCAGTGGCGTATTATGGGTCACAGTCGTCTTTGCCAGTATCCTGGGCCTGAATCGCAGTATGAGTGCTGAGCGTGAACAGGGCAGCTTTGATGCCCTATTGCTCGCCCCTGTGGATCGTGGGGCCTTGTTCATCGGCAAATTTCTGGGGAATTTCGCCCTTGTGCTGCTGGTCGGGCTGGCGCTGCTGCCACTAGGGACCCTGCTCTACAACATCAACCTGATCGACCCCTGGGTGCTGGTGGTCCTGGTCCTGGGGATATTTGGCATTAGCTGTACAGGAACCCTCCTCGCCGCCATGACATCCCAGACGCGCGCGCGTGATGCCCTACTTTCGATAGCGATGCTCCCCGTGATTCTGCCTGTCTTGTTAGCCGCCGTCAAAGCAACAACGGCCATTATCAGCGGCGACCCCATGTCAGATTGGCAGGCATGGCCGCAGGTGCTGCTCGTCGTAGATCTCATTTATCTGGTGATCTGCTTCTTTACATTTGGGTTTGCCATCGAAGAATAA
- a CDS encoding ArsR family transcriptional regulator: MSPFAELLISQIVEIQHRTGRPARSSTLSNHLNMAPRTIRWHLHNLENAGLLARPAGPKSGYAIARVH; the protein is encoded by the coding sequence ATGTCACCGTTTGCCGAATTACTCATCAGCCAGATTGTCGAGATTCAGCATCGCACCGGACGCCCTGCCCGTTCCAGCACGTTGAGCAATCATCTGAATATGGCACCGCGTACGATTCGCTGGCATTTGCACAACCTGGAAAATGCCGGTTTGCTGGCACGGCCTGCCGGGCCTAAATCTGGCTACGCCATAGCGAGGGTTCATTGA
- a CDS encoding helix-turn-helix domain-containing protein, whose amino-acid sequence MANSLSKLQARTMRTGFVGQIERTGDSTGIETVDQVRASMQQRIEQLEMQLEAARRQIGELKARNNVHSDDGHWMTPKEAAQALGVSQPTISRAIRGVGTGRIKSKIIGGGQKAERYLVDVSSYIPARKKSRIK is encoded by the coding sequence ATGGCTAACAGTTTATCAAAGCTCCAGGCGCGGACGATGCGCACCGGGTTTGTCGGCCAGATCGAGCGCACCGGTGACAGTACAGGCATTGAGACCGTTGACCAGGTGCGAGCCAGTATGCAGCAACGCATTGAACAATTGGAGATGCAGCTTGAAGCCGCTCGGCGGCAGATCGGCGAACTGAAAGCGCGGAACAATGTGCACAGCGATGACGGCCACTGGATGACGCCGAAAGAAGCTGCCCAGGCGCTCGGCGTCTCACAGCCGACGATTAGCCGGGCTATCCGGGGCGTTGGAACTGGGCGAATCAAGAGCAAGATTATCGGTGGCGGCCAGAAGGCAGAACGCTATCTGGTCGATGTGAGCAGCTACATCCCTGCGCGGAAGAAGTCGCGCATTAAATAG
- the ccmA gene encoding heme ABC exporter ATP-binding protein CcmA produces MTETRPVVAIRGLVKAYGFMPVLRQLDLDVMHGECVALLGPNGSGKSTLLKLIAGLTKPTAGTIEVGGWQMPQEAHAVRAQLGMVSHQSLLYGNLTARENLRFFARLYNLPRQGRDARISDLLEQVGLTRRAESLVRTFSRGMQQRLSIARALLPQPHVLLFDEPYSGLDQDAAAMLDEILIQTHRDGQTMLISTHLLERAQHTASRVIILNRGRIALDTPADAIPPNQLAIQYAAATSDAQQASTNTNTESTSQTEQPA; encoded by the coding sequence ATGACTGAAACACGCCCGGTGGTGGCAATCCGTGGGCTGGTCAAGGCATATGGGTTTATGCCTGTGCTGCGCCAGCTTGATCTTGATGTCATGCATGGTGAGTGTGTGGCGCTGCTCGGCCCAAACGGCAGCGGCAAATCGACACTACTCAAGCTTATCGCCGGGCTGACAAAGCCCACAGCGGGCACTATTGAAGTTGGTGGCTGGCAAATGCCCCAGGAAGCACATGCTGTCCGGGCGCAGCTCGGCATGGTCAGCCACCAATCGCTGCTTTATGGTAACCTGACCGCGCGCGAAAATTTGCGTTTCTTCGCACGTCTCTACAATTTACCCAGGCAGGGCCGCGACGCGCGTATCAGCGATCTGCTGGAACAAGTCGGCCTGACGCGACGCGCTGAAAGCCTCGTGCGGACGTTTTCAAGAGGCATGCAGCAACGGCTGAGTATTGCACGCGCGCTGTTGCCCCAGCCTCACGTCCTCTTATTTGATGAGCCTTACAGCGGGCTTGACCAGGATGCCGCCGCCATGCTGGATGAAATCCTGATCCAGACGCACCGTGATGGGCAGACCATGCTCATCTCGACACATTTATTGGAACGCGCACAGCATACCGCCAGCCGTGTGATCATCCTCAACCGGGGCAGAATCGCCCTGGATACCCCTGCGGATGCCATCCCACCGAACCAGCTCGCAATCCAGTATGCTGCCGCTACAAGTGATGCCCAACAGGCCAGCACAAATACAAATACCGAATCAACCTCACAAACGGAGCAGCCTGCATGA
- a CDS encoding ATP-dependent Clp protease proteolytic subunit: MNDDEKKLLDEKKLIILHDDISHETYELIAYAVVNYPGEEITLWCRSDGGCSRSGQAIAELIKMHGHFVGVMVGDCFSIAVTIFAACQTRYIAQTASIGLHTISFRGDGVRFDALALKHSMEEMGEADRIQAHWLSAASEWAPGTWLKIIESAAHSTCKMMKAEELTEIGFAKPMEDYHYERENHEEEGPVRGI, translated from the coding sequence ATGAACGACGACGAGAAGAAACTGCTCGATGAGAAAAAACTGATTATCTTGCATGACGACATCAGCCACGAGACTTATGAACTGATCGCCTATGCGGTCGTCAACTACCCCGGCGAAGAAATCACGCTATGGTGCCGTAGTGATGGCGGGTGCAGCCGGAGCGGCCAGGCTATCGCGGAGCTCATCAAGATGCATGGTCACTTCGTCGGCGTGATGGTTGGTGACTGTTTTAGCATTGCGGTTACGATCTTCGCCGCGTGCCAGACGCGATATATCGCACAGACCGCCAGCATCGGGCTACACACGATCTCTTTTAGGGGCGATGGCGTGCGGTTCGATGCGCTTGCGCTCAAGCATAGTATGGAAGAAATGGGTGAAGCGGATCGCATCCAGGCGCATTGGCTATCGGCGGCCAGCGAATGGGCACCTGGTACGTGGCTGAAGATTATTGAATCGGCAGCGCACAGCACATGCAAGATGATGAAGGCCGAAGAACTTACCGAGATTGGGTTTGCAAAGCCTATGGAGGATTACCACTATGAGCGTGAAAATCATGAAGAAGAAGGGCCAGTTCGCGGCATTTGA
- a CDS encoding DUF3574 domain-containing protein, which yields MKGLQVLQMFENGLSHRVAILIPSTNNVSESLTVDEHTQYVELYLRLLSERFGGATAASKLGAWIDDDGQLIRENITEVYAFASEITSDDLVFIQQAAMGLKDELAQEAIAVEIDNKLYFV from the coding sequence ATGAAAGGTTTGCAGGTTTTGCAGATGTTCGAGAACGGGTTATCTCATCGAGTTGCGATACTTATTCCGAGTACGAATAATGTATCCGAATCCCTTACTGTGGATGAGCATACGCAGTATGTGGAGCTTTACTTGAGATTGTTGTCTGAGAGATTTGGCGGAGCGACCGCCGCCTCCAAGTTAGGCGCTTGGATTGACGACGACGGCCAGCTTATCCGCGAAAACATAACTGAAGTATATGCCTTTGCCAGTGAAATCACAAGCGATGACCTTGTATTCATCCAACAGGCTGCTATGGGCCTGAAAGATGAGCTAGCACAGGAAGCGATTGCTGTTGAAATAGACAATAAGCTCTATTTCGTGTAG
- a CDS encoding terminase small subunit — protein MALNYRKQIFAEAWLRSKNQTAAAVEAGYSARSAYNQGYRLMKDDDVQEYIRARMEENRAGADEVLMRLVDRANGSMAMFGDVDKSGDFKLDFGKAQQLGALHLIKKMRRMTERRTIGEEDEIERTTIEIELYDAQQADTLLGRYNKMFTDKIEVTDPQMALLADIRSGAVDYESLAHEFGESFARTAFEDAGIPVPAEDGASAPADED, from the coding sequence ATGGCGCTCAATTACCGTAAGCAAATCTTTGCAGAAGCCTGGTTGCGAAGCAAAAACCAGACCGCTGCCGCTGTCGAAGCGGGGTACAGCGCGCGATCAGCATATAACCAGGGCTATCGTCTGATGAAAGATGATGATGTTCAGGAATATATACGCGCGCGCATGGAAGAGAACCGAGCCGGTGCTGATGAGGTGCTGATGCGCCTGGTGGATCGTGCTAATGGCAGTATGGCGATGTTCGGTGATGTCGACAAGTCTGGCGATTTTAAGCTGGACTTTGGCAAGGCTCAGCAGTTAGGCGCGCTGCATCTGATTAAAAAAATGCGGCGGATGACTGAGCGGCGGACGATCGGTGAAGAGGATGAGATCGAGCGCACGACGATTGAGATTGAACTCTACGATGCGCAGCAAGCCGACACGCTCCTGGGCCGCTATAACAAGATGTTCACCGACAAGATCGAAGTAACTGATCCGCAGATGGCATTGCTGGCCGACATCCGCAGCGGTGCCGTAGATTACGAGAGCCTGGCTCATGAGTTTGGCGAGTCCTTCGCGCGAACCGCGTTCGAGGATGCCGGAATCCCTGTTCCGGCTGAAGATGGAGCGAGCGCGCCAGCAGACGAAGATTAA
- a CDS encoding phage minor head protein: MAIPGDLTHLNQADRVLRARDGWRRELADQERETAQRLLAAYERTVPEMQRRMDSLIAEIQRLEAAGDATTQRVRELNAYQKMMERVDYEMTEFQRILSDEMSTASDSAIEAGSRIAQDMVEIMGGSTTGVFLGGWNEPDPAAIRTLADYLSREAMQDKLSSFSENAVLSLEDLILTHVAQGKNPRELARRLSQWTNTPYYWSENMARTVQVYSYRGATHASYLANEHVVQGWVWSAACDRRTCISCWNMHGQEFSNQEILNDHHKGRCTPLPMVRNVYRSITSGEERFRQLSAAEQRQIMGPGLYDAWRRDDVQFRDFTRTYRDDVYGTMRRAATLNEARGR, translated from the coding sequence ATGGCGATCCCTGGCGACTTAACTCATCTCAATCAGGCGGATCGTGTCCTGCGTGCGCGCGATGGTTGGCGGCGTGAGCTGGCTGACCAGGAACGTGAGACAGCGCAGCGTTTGCTGGCAGCTTATGAGCGCACCGTGCCGGAAATGCAGCGGCGTATGGATTCCCTGATTGCCGAGATCCAGCGCCTGGAAGCAGCCGGGGATGCGACCACACAGCGCGTGCGGGAACTCAACGCTTACCAAAAAATGATGGAACGCGTTGACTATGAAATGACTGAGTTTCAGCGCATCTTAAGCGATGAGATGAGCACAGCCAGTGATAGCGCGATTGAAGCGGGCAGCCGCATTGCACAAGATATGGTTGAAATTATGGGCGGCTCGACGACTGGCGTCTTCCTTGGTGGCTGGAATGAGCCAGACCCGGCAGCGATCCGCACATTGGCGGATTACCTGAGCCGGGAAGCGATGCAGGACAAGCTGAGCAGCTTCTCTGAAAATGCTGTTCTGAGCCTGGAAGATCTGATTTTGACACACGTTGCCCAGGGTAAAAATCCGCGTGAACTGGCGCGGCGGCTTAGCCAGTGGACCAATACACCTTATTACTGGTCCGAGAATATGGCGCGTACCGTTCAGGTGTATAGCTACCGAGGCGCAACACATGCCAGCTATCTGGCGAATGAACATGTTGTGCAGGGGTGGGTATGGAGCGCGGCTTGTGATCGTCGTACGTGCATTAGCTGCTGGAACATGCACGGCCAGGAATTCAGCAATCAAGAGATCTTGAATGATCATCACAAGGGACGGTGTACACCACTGCCGATGGTCCGCAATGTGTATCGCTCTATCACCAGTGGCGAAGAACGATTCCGGCAGTTGAGCGCGGCTGAGCAGCGGCAGATCATGGGGCCGGGCTTATACGACGCATGGCGTAGAGACGATGTGCAGTTCCGCGATTTTACACGAACATACCGTGATGATGTTTACGGCACGATGCGGCGTGCTGCTACCTTGAATGAGGCGAGAGGCCGATGA
- a CDS encoding tetratricopeptide repeat protein, producing MPDTKKVRVFISYARKDDYLTEVKPGEEHTYHLDVTRSFTRQLYNALKIAGFDVWWDRENMPNRGLTFLDEIKAAVTDCDFLVYVAGPHALKSDYVRAEWQYAKSICKPVIPILRAGEYEDMIPPEMAMDNGPDMRDMAFFYDKVSELVRLLSDEPKVATLYSVPNLPDWYIERGTDVSALQASLRADALNPVVVTSKQQTVTLQGMGGLGKTTMATAVCRLCDVRYSFPDGVFWIEMGKEPAIPTRQGDIGATFGDDRGEYPDAQRGKSRLSYILQNKAALIVLDDVWDYRHVDAFRVNAPRSRLLVTTRNGRIATQLGVEEHLIDTLTEEEGVALIGKRLGRSPDADNPYLEDEKAIVQLLGGHTLAISIAAARISEEGADYTPRFRQRLETRRASGGSPLGDLNMQNDDKNYNLELSLSESYEELNAQQQAQFRALGVFAAEGTFDAAAAQAVWMLDDAYQTEDTLRFFVKLSLLDQPETGRYQQHGLLRDYAHGLSSEEELAANQKRHFEHYFNEHGDYDRNQAYQDDGSMLRHNVLSKDWEQVNIAITWGFTHEPKPAIDWVVALQAFMLMRRTLSEQFALLRSGLQVSQRIDYVQGQADMLQALGNVEMRRNAYGEAEARYREALPLYEAIGSRLGQAHTLKAMGDVAYMRNEYGEAEARYGEALPLYEAIGSRLGQANTLKALGDVAYMRNEYGEAEARFREALPLYEAIGDRLGQANTLKALGDVYRMRNEYGEAEARYGEALPLYEAIGSRVGQANTLQAMGDVAYMQDEYGEAEARYGEALPLYEAIGSRVGQANTLKALGDVEMRRNEYGEAEARYGEALPLYEAIGSRVGQANTLKALGDVAYMQDEYGEAEARYREALPLYEAIGSRVGQANTLKALGDVEMSRNEYGEAEARYREALPLYEAIGSRVGQANTLKALGDVAYMQDEYGEAEARYREALRLYEAIGDRLGQTNTLKALGDVAYMKDEYGEAEARYQEALSLYEAIGARLGQANTLKALGDVAYMQDEYGEAEARFREALILGESIGDFTVQLNSLKGLASTYYALDRTEEACAYAQRFLTLADSHPFFREHAVVQSWRKIFVTWGCDVE from the coding sequence ATGCCAGATACCAAAAAAGTCCGGGTTTTTATCTCCTATGCTCGGAAAGACGACTACCTCACAGAGGTAAAACCGGGAGAAGAACATACCTATCATCTGGATGTGACACGTAGCTTCACCCGACAACTCTACAATGCGTTGAAAATTGCTGGTTTCGATGTCTGGTGGGACCGGGAAAATATGCCTAATCGGGGCCTTACCTTTCTTGATGAAATCAAGGCAGCCGTTACAGACTGCGATTTTTTAGTCTATGTTGCAGGACCCCACGCCCTGAAATCGGACTATGTACGCGCTGAGTGGCAGTATGCCAAAAGTATTTGTAAGCCGGTGATTCCCATCCTAAGAGCCGGTGAGTATGAAGATATGATTCCGCCAGAAATGGCAATGGACAATGGCCCAGATATGCGTGATATGGCCTTCTTCTATGACAAGGTTAGCGAGTTGGTGCGCTTGCTATCGGATGAGCCGAAGGTAGCGACGCTCTACAGCGTGCCGAATCTGCCGGATTGGTACATTGAGCGAGGAACAGATGTAAGCGCTTTACAGGCGTCGCTCCGTGCTGATGCCCTAAACCCTGTGGTTGTAACGAGTAAACAGCAGACCGTGACGCTACAAGGCATGGGCGGACTTGGCAAGACGACTATGGCGACAGCAGTCTGCCGATTATGCGACGTGCGCTACAGCTTCCCGGATGGTGTGTTCTGGATCGAGATGGGTAAAGAGCCAGCAATTCCCACGAGACAAGGTGATATTGGCGCAACCTTCGGTGATGATCGTGGAGAATACCCGGATGCGCAGAGAGGAAAATCCCGCCTGAGTTATATCCTCCAGAATAAGGCTGCATTGATTGTGCTAGATGACGTATGGGATTATCGGCATGTGGATGCATTCCGTGTGAATGCGCCTCGCAGCCGCCTACTGGTGACGACACGCAATGGCCGGATTGCGACTCAGCTCGGCGTTGAGGAACATCTTATTGATACATTGACTGAGGAAGAAGGCGTCGCCTTAATCGGCAAACGCCTGGGGCGCTCTCCAGATGCAGACAATCCATATCTTGAAGACGAAAAAGCCATCGTTCAGTTGCTGGGTGGGCATACGCTAGCGATTAGCATCGCTGCGGCGCGGATCAGCGAAGAAGGTGCTGATTATACGCCTCGTTTCCGGCAGCGATTGGAAACACGCCGGGCCAGTGGCGGCAGCCCACTGGGCGACTTGAATATGCAGAATGATGACAAGAATTATAACCTGGAACTCTCTCTGTCTGAGAGCTATGAGGAACTGAATGCTCAGCAACAAGCACAGTTCCGGGCATTGGGTGTTTTCGCTGCCGAGGGTACTTTCGATGCTGCCGCTGCACAAGCTGTCTGGATGCTCGACGATGCCTACCAGACAGAGGACACCTTACGATTTTTTGTCAAGTTGTCCCTACTAGACCAACCAGAAACAGGACGCTATCAGCAGCATGGTCTGCTTCGTGATTATGCTCATGGACTCAGCAGCGAAGAAGAATTGGCAGCCAATCAAAAGCGCCATTTTGAACATTATTTCAATGAACATGGTGACTATGATCGCAACCAAGCCTATCAAGATGATGGGTCAATGCTACGTCACAACGTGCTCTCGAAAGATTGGGAGCAAGTGAATATCGCCATCACCTGGGGCTTTACACATGAACCCAAGCCAGCCATTGATTGGGTCGTGGCATTACAAGCTTTTATGCTAATGCGGCGAACATTATCCGAGCAATTTGCCCTACTTAGAAGCGGCTTGCAAGTTTCTCAAAGAATCGATTATGTTCAGGGCCAGGCCGACATGCTTCAAGCCTTGGGTAATGTGGAAATGAGACGGAATGCGTACGGTGAAGCGGAAGCACGCTACCGGGAGGCGCTGCCCTTGTATGAGGCGATTGGGTCTCGGCTGGGCCAGGCCCACACGCTGAAAGCCATGGGCGATGTGGCGTATATGCGGAATGAGTACGGTGAAGCGGAAGCACGCTACGGGGAGGCGCTGCCCTTGTATGAGGCGATTGGGTCTCGGCTGGGCCAGGCCAACACGCTGAAAGCCCTGGGCGATGTGGCGTATATGCGGAATGAGTACGGTGAAGCGGAAGCACGCTTCCGCGAGGCGCTGCCCTTGTATGAGGCGATTGGGGATCGGCTGGGCCAGGCCAACACGCTGAAAGCCCTGGGCGATGTATATCGAATGCGGAATGAGTACGGTGAAGCGGAAGCACGCTACGGGGAGGCGCTGCCCTTGTATGAGGCGATTGGGTCTCGGGTGGGCCAGGCCAACACGCTTCAAGCCATGGGCGATGTGGCGTATATGCAGGATGAGTACGGTGAAGCGGAAGCACGCTACGGGGAGGCGCTGCCCTTGTATGAGGCGATTGGGTCTCGGGTGGGCCAGGCCAACACGCTGAAAGCCCTGGGCGATGTGGAAATGAGACGGAATGAGTACGGTGAAGCGGAAGCCCGCTACGGGGAGGCGCTGCCCTTGTATGAGGCGATTGGGTCTCGGGTGGGCCAGGCCAACACGCTGAAAGCCCTGGGCGATGTGGCGTATATGCAGGATGAGTATGGTGAAGCGGAAGCCCGCTACCGGGAGGCGCTGCCCTTGTATGAGGCGATTGGGTCTCGGGTGGGCCAGGCCAACACGCTGAAAGCCCTGGGCGATGTGGAGATGAGTCGGAATGAGTATGGTGAAGCGGAAGCCCGCTACCGGGAGGCGCTGCCCTTGTATGAGGCGATTGGGTCTCGGGTGGGCCAGGCCAACACGCTGAAAGCCCTGGGCGATGTGGCGTATATGCAGGATGAGTACGGTGAAGCGGAAGCACGCTACCGGGAGGCGCTGCGCTTGTATGAGGCGATTGGGGATCGGCTGGGCCAGACCAACACGCTGAAAGCCCTGGGCGATGTGGCGTATATGAAGGATGAGTACGGTGAAGCGGAAGCACGCTACCAAGAGGCGCTGTCCTTATATGAGGCTATAGGGGCTCGCCTGGGCCAAGCCAACACGCTGAAAGCCCTGGGCGATGTGGCGTATATGCAGGATGAGTACGGTGAAGCAGAAGCACGCTTCCGCGAGGCGCTCATACTTGGTGAATCTATAGGTGACTTTACAGTTCAGCTAAATAGCTTAAAAGGTTTAGCTTCTACTTATTATGCACTGGATCGGACTGAGGAGGCCTGCGCATATGCCCAGAGGTTTTTGACATTGGCAGATAGCCATCCCTTTTTTAGAGAACATGCTGTGGTTCAAAGCTGGCGCAAAATTTTTGTCACCTGGGGCTGTGATGTGGAATAA